A window of Streptomyces broussonetiae genomic DNA:
CATCATCAAGCACGCCAACCCCTGCGGAATCGCGGTCGGTTCGGACGTCGCCGAGGCGCACCGCAAGGCGCACGCCTGCGACCCGGTCTCCGCGTACGGCGGTGTGATCGCCGTGAACCGGCCGGTCAGCAAGGAGATGGCGGAGCAGGTGGCCGAGATCTTCACCGAGGTTGTCGTCGCCCCGGACTACGAGGAGGGGGCTCTCGAAGCCCTCGCCAAGAAGAAGAACATCCGTGTCCTGAAGGCTCCGGGCGCGCCCTGCAACCGGGTCGAGGCCAAGCAGGTCGACGGCGGTGTGCTGCTGCAGGTCACCGACCGGCTCCAGGCCGACGGCGACGACCCGGCCCACTGGACGCTGGCGTCGGGTGAGGCCCTGAGCGAGGCGGAGCTGGCGGAGCTGGCCTTCGCCTGGAAGGCCTGCCGCGCGGTGAAGTCCAACGCGATCCTGCTCGCCAAGGACGGCGCCTCGGTCGGCGTCGGCATGGGCCAGGTCAACCGCGTCGACTCCTGCAAGCTCGCGGTCGAGCGGGCCGGCGAGGAGCGCGCCCGCGGCTCGTACGCGGCCTCGGACGCCTTCTTCCCCTTCCCCGACGGTCCGCAGATCCTGATCGACGCCGGTGTCCGGGCGATCGTCCAGCCGGGCGGCTCGATCCGTGACGAGCAGGTGGTCGAGGCCGCGAAGAAGGCGGGCGTGACCATGTACTTCACGGGTACGCGGCACTTCTTCCACTGACGCCTGCGGCGGTCTTCGCCGACCGGTTCGCCAAGCCGTACGGTCTCCGGCCCTCCCCCGAGGGGGCCGGAGACCGCCGTCCCCGCCCGATCAGCAGGGGCGCAGGGACCAGATCGGGTCCCAAGTCGCCGTCCCCGCCTGGTAGGCCGTCGAGGTCCAGCGGACGCTGCCGTCCTGGTTGAAGAACTTGGCGACCGTGCCCGGCGTCTGGTTGTTGGTGAACGGGCCGTCGCCGGTCCAGTTCGTGACGTTCCAGGTCTGGCACTTGTAGAAGTCGAACTTGGTGCCGTTGACGAGCATGCACAGGTGACCGTAGGCGCAGTCCAGGTCCTTGGCGGCGAACCTGCCCTGCGGGGCCCTGGTGAGGGTCAGGCCGTCGTAGCGGACCTGGTCGGCGGACGCGGAGAGCACCTTCGGGTGTCCGGCGAGGACGTGGTCGGCGACCTGCTGGATGCCGGTCACCCGGGTGCCGTCCGCGGCGGTGTCGGCGACGGCCGCGATCGTGGAGCCGGCGACGAGGGCGGTGGCCGCGATCAGAAGCGCGGCGGGCTTGGCGATGTTCACGTGTTCCCCCATGTGAACGGTGGTGCATGAACTGTTTCGGTCGCTCCGCCGGGGCGGAGTGGTTCCACCGTCGCAGCGGTCGCCGCCCGCCGGTACCTGTGAAGTCTCAGGGTCACTTCCTGCCCGGGGGCGCGTACTCCTTGAGGTAGTGGGCGACACGGGCGCAGTAGTCGCGGTACTTCGGGGGAACTCCGCCCGTGTCGTTCACCTTGGCGGCCGACGTCCGGTAGCCGGCGGCGACCAGCACCCGTTCGTCGCCGGGCAGTCCGGACTTCAGGTGGTCGTCGATGTAGCACAGGTAGCGGCCCATGGCCGGGATGGAGACGGAGGGGGTGAGCGGTGGTGTCGGGGTCGCGGACGCCGGGACGCCGTTGTCCTGCATCCACCAGCGCAGCACGGCCGGGGTCCAGCGGGCGATGCCGAACTCCTGCTTGCCGGGGTCGGAGAGGTTCGGGTCGAAGTTGCTCTCGGACTTGAGCATCGCCGCGACGAGGACGGGAGTGACGTCGGGCCGGGAGCAGGCGTGCGCGGAGTCGACGATCAGCCGCCGGTACTGCACCGGAATGCCCTGGTCGGTACGGAGTTCCGAGGCGCCGTAACGCGCCAGTGCGGCATCGCCGTTGCTCGCGTCCGTTTTTCCGCCCGCGGTCCACAGGCCGATGCCGTACGCGAGGGCTGCGACGGCCACGGCGCTCGCGACCACCGTCGACAGGCCTCGGCGGCGCCGTGGCGACCGGCCCAGGCGGGACGGGCGGGCCGTACCGGCCGCCGCCTCGACCCGACGTGACAGCGCCTGCGTGGTGATCCGGTCCGCGTGTGTGCGGGCCAGGCACGCGCACACGATCTCCCGCCAGTCGTCCGGGAGTTCGGGCGACAGGCGCAGTTCGTCGGTGCCGCGCGCGTAGCTCGTCGCCGCGTCGCGGCGGGCCGTCGGGGTAGCGCCGGGGAGCGGGAAGGCGCCGGTGAGGACGAGATGGGCGAGCACGCCGAAGGCCCAGACGTCCGCGGAGGGGCGGATACGGCGGCCACGGTCGCCGATCTCCGCCCACAGCAGCTCGGGCGGGGTGTAGTCGGGAGTGGAGAAGGCGGGGGTGTAGGCGTGAGTGCCCTCCAGTTCGGCGGCCATGTTGAAGTCGCCGAGCCGGGCCGAACCGTCCGGCATGAGCAGGACGTTGGCCGGTTTCAGGTCCCCGTGCACCCAGCCCGCCGTGTGCAGCTGGGCCAGGCCCTCGCAGATCTGGGCGAGCAGGGCGGGGCCGCCGTCCGGGCGCGGAGAGGTGGCGAGGAGCGCCGACAGGGAGCCCTGCGCCTGCTCCAGGACGAGGACCGTGGCGCCGTCGAGGGTGGGGCGGTCCGGGTCGTCCACGACGAGCGTGTCGTACATGCGGATCAGGCGCGGCTGGTCCAGGCGGCGGTACAGCGCGACCTCGCGTTCCACGAGTTCGCGCAGATGGGCCAGTTGGCGTGGGGTGTTGGTGCCGGTGGGCAGGAACTTGAGCGCGGCGGACGCGGGCAGCTCCGTGGCGCGTGGGGACCTGTCGGTGCGGCGGGCCGCGTACACGCTGCCGAAGGCGCCCGTCGCGATGGGCTCGTGCACCTCCCAGACGCCGACCCGGTAGCCCTTGGGCACCGGCACGGCGTACGGCTCGGTCACCGGGCTGTCCGGCTCGCGGACCCGGAGCCGGACAGGACGACCAGATCGTCCTCGCGCACCACGTCGAAGCGGAGCGCGAGCGAGACCAGGGACTCCTTCTTGCCATTGAGGCGGGGGCCCGGATCGGCGCTCTCCGGGCCGGGCTTGAGCCGCAGCTTCACGGCCAGATAGTCGATGTTCCACTGCACCGAGGTGCGCGAGGCGGCCGGCCAGGCGGGGCGCAGCCGGTCCACGACCTGGTCGACGGTGGGCAGCGGGGCGTGCGGGTCGCCGCGCAGCCGTGGTTCGCACAGAGCGGCCAGGACGGCGAAGTAGCGCTTGGTGCGGTCGACGGCGAAGGCCGCGGCGGTGGTGTCGCCGTCCGGCCGGCCGCTGTCGCCCTCGCCGTCGTCGCGCAGGCAGTCGGGGTGCAGGTAGTCGTGGCGCGGTGCCCAGACCTCGAGTGCCAGCAGGTCACCGGCGGCCGGCAGCACGATCCGCGAGAACTCGAACGGCACGGGCGCGTCGAGCCGGCCCGGGCCCACCTTGATGTGCTCGCCCGCCCCCTCCGGGTTCTCCACGACGTACGTGTGCCGCGCGGAGAGGTTGCTCAGTATCCAGAACGTCCCCTGGGCGGTGACCTCGCCGGCCCGGCGCGAGACCCCGTCGTGCGCGATCCGCAGGCCGTTGCCGGGCGCCCGCCCGAAACCGAGGCTCTCGCCCGGGGCGAGCCGGACCTGGGTCTGGTGGTGATCACCCTCCGGGGTGGGCGGAGGTACGACGATGATGCTGTACAAGGTGCGTCTCCCCGTGCCTGACGGCAACCCCGGCCGGTACGGCTACCCAGGTCAGACTAGGGCGCTACACCAGGGCCGTGCCTCCCCTGGACGGGTGAGACACGGCCCTTGGCGGTGAATGGCGCGAACTGTTCTGTCGCGCGGGCTGTTTCAGTAGCGCGGGCGGTTGAACCAGGCCGCGCCCGAGGGGGCGATCATCGCGGCCGCCATGATGCCGCCGAAGCCGATCCACAGCAGCGCCCAGACCAGCGCGGCGCTGGAGCCCACGTTGGCCGCGCCGATCATGATCAGGACGCCGACCAGCGCGCCCAGGATGCCGTAGACCATCGTGGTGATGCGGATGCCCTGGCCGCCGCGGGTGAACTTCACGCTCAGCGTGATCGACAGGCTCGCGAGCGCGAGGAAGAGCAGCGCGACGACGAGGACGATGCCGGCACCGGCGTGCCCGATGTCGGAGAAGCTGTTGTTGCCGAAGGTGTCCTCGCCCGCGTTGGACGCGTCGTTGATCGTCGCGGCACCGAAGATCATGAAGATGCCGATGAGGATCTGCACCGCCGCCACGATGTAGAGCAGGACCCGCGCGGTGGTCATCAGGCCCGGCATCGTCTGCGGCATCATGGTGACGCCCGGGTAGCCGGGGTACGCGGCCTGCTGCGGGTAACCGGGAGCCTGCGGCGGAAAACCGGGAGCCTGGGGGTAGCCGTAACCGGGAGCGGCCGGCGGCTGCTGGGGCGGCGGGCCATAGGGGTTGTTCGGGTCGCCAAAACTCATGGCGGTCTTCCTCCGTTGGTCCAAGTGCGGGGACGACGCGCGGCACGGTTCGGAGGAGGGTTCTACAGATGCGGTCCGTCCCCCCGGTACTGCCCGCGGCACTGTGTACTCATCGTTCTTTAGGCCGGTCTTACTTGTCCAGCCGGAATTGTGAGGTGTTGTGCAAGTGCAACATCACTGATCATGCTGTGACAGAACGGAGACGGGTGGCCGGGTACCCGGATTGGAACCAGGGGCAGGTCATCCGCGAGGATGGGAACATGACCGCCCAGATTCTCGATGGCAAGGCCACCGCAGCCGCGATCAAGTCCGATCTGACCGCCCGCGTGGCGGCGCTGAAGGAGAAGGGCGTCACGCCCGGCCTCGGCACGATCCTGGTCGGGGACGACCCCGGCAGCCAGAAGTACGTCGCCGGCAAGCACCGCGACTGCGCGCAGGTCGGCATCGCCTCCATCCAGCGCGAACTGCCCGCCACCGCCACCCAGGAGGAGATCGAGGCGGTCGTCCGGGAGCTGAACGAGGACCCGGCCTGCACCGGTTACATCGTCCAGCTGCCGCTGCCCAAGGGCATCGACGAGAACCGCATCCTGGAGCTGATGGACCCGGCCAAGGACGCCGACGGTCTGCACCCGATGAACCTGGGCCGGCTGGTCCTCAACGAGCCCGCGCCGCTGCCCTGCACGCCCAACGGCATCATCTCCCTGCTGCGCGCCCACGGCGTGGAGATCAAGGGCGCCGAGGTCGTGGTCGTCGGCCGCGGTGTCACCATCGGCCGGCCGATGCCGCTGCTCCTCACCCGGCGCAGCGAGAACGCCACCGTGACCCAGTGCCACACCGGCACCCGCGATCTGCCCGCCCACCTCAAGCGGGCCGACATCATCATCGCTGCGGCCGGTTTCCCGCACCTGATCCGCGCCGAGGACGTCAAGCCGGGCGCCGCCGTGCTGGACGTCGGCGTCTCCCGCAACGCCGAGGGCAAGATCGTCGGCGATGTGCACCCGGACGTCACCGAGGTGGCCGGCTGGATCTCCCCGAACCCCGGCGGCGTGGGCCCGATGACCCGGGCGCAGCTGCTGGTCAACGTGGTGGAGGCGGCGGAGCGCAGTGCCGGCTGAGGGCGCCCGCGCGGGGGCGGCCACCCGCGGAACACAGCACGCCGGACAGACCCCCGAGCGCCCCACCCGGCGCTTCCCGCGGATCACCCGGGACACCGCCCGGCCCGAGGGCGGCGGCCGGGCCGCGTCCGGTGCCTCGCCGGCCCCCGCCCGGCAATGGCCGTTGCTGGTCGTGCTGGGCGGCGTCGCGCTCGGCCTGCTGCTGACCTCGCTGGACGTCTTCCGCTGGGGAACGCTGCTGATCGGCGCGGCCCTGCTGGCCGGCGCGGTGATGCGCTGGATACTGCCCAGCGTCGGCATGCTCGCCGTACGTTCCCGGTTCACGGACATCGCCACCTACGGCATCCTCGGCCTCGCGATCGTCCTGCTGACGATGATGGCCCAGCCCAAGCCGTGGATCGAGATCCCGTTCCTGAAGGACACCCTGCACTTCACACTGAACGGCAGGTGAGCGACGAGTAGCGGCGGCCGCGGACAAGCAGCCGCGTCCGCCGGCATGTTGCCGTGGCACCGGTGGCCCGCGCCTCCCCCGAGGGCGCGGGCCACCGGCGTGTTCCGGAACGGCACCTGGGACGGACCGCCGTCACCGGATGCACGGCCGCGCGTGGCGATGCTCCCGTGCGCCCCCGTGCCGGGAACTGGGATCCTTAGGCAGCGCATCCCTGTGGGTAGCCAGGACGGGTACCGGAACGCGGGGCCGGGCCGGGGAACCGGGCGCGAGAACGAAGAGCACCGACCGGGGGGAAGAGGGGGGAAGCGATGCCTCGCTGGAAAGAGCTGCCCGAGGATCTGGACCCGCAGATCAAGGAGTTCACCAGTCAGGTGCGGAGGCTGGTGGACAGAAGCGGGCTGAGCGTCGCCGCACTGGCCGACCGCACGGGATACAGCAAGACGTCCTGGGAGCGGTATCTGGGCGGCCGGCTCCTCGCGCCCAAGGGTGCGGTCGTCGCGCTCGCCGAGGTCACCGGTACCAACCCCGTCCATCTGACCACGATGTGGGAGCTGGCCGAACGCGCCTGGAGCCGGGCCGAGATGCGGCACGACCGCACCATGGAGGCCATCCGGATCTCCCAGGCGCGCGCCGCGCTCGGCGACTTCGGAGCGGCCGAGGCGACCGGGGGGCCGTCCGGGACGCCGTCGGTCCGCAAGGGCAGCGGCGCGGTCCCGGTGACGGGCATCGCCGGTCCGGCCGGTGTCTCCCCGACGATCCCGCCCCGGCCGACGGGCGCGGACGCGGACGCCGAGGACGGCGCGGGGAGTGGGGCGGAGGGCGCGGGCAGTGGCTCGGCCGACGGCGACGGGCGTGCTGCGGCCCTCGGTGACGACTCGGGCGGTTCCGCCAACTCCTGGGGTCTGGCCGGGTATCAGGGGCCGTCTCGGGCGAGCGCCCGTCCTGCTGACGAGGATCGGACGGAGGCCGGTGCCGGTGCCGGTGCGGGTTCCGGCGGCGGGGCTGACCGGTCGGGCGGCGCGGGGGACCGGCCCGCCCCGCCGCCGGGCACGGCGAACCCGTACGACGTACCGGCACCCCGGCCCGCCGCGCAAGGCGGTGGCCGGCAGCGGCTGATGATGTTCCTCGCCGGACTCGTCGGTGTGAGCGTCGTGATCGCCGCCGTCTTCTTCCTCACCCCCCGGGGCGGCGGCAAGCACGAGGGCGCGGCCACGCCGCCGTCCCCGACGGCCACCCGCCACGCGAGCCCGCCGCCCGGGGTCAGGTGCACCGGATCCACCTGCACCGGCAAGGACGCCGAGGCCATGGGGTGCACCGGCGACCTGGTGACCACCGCCAAGACCGCCACCGTCGGCACCACCAACCTGGAGGTCCGCTACAGCAAGGCCTGCGGCGCCGCCTGGGGCCGCATCACCGGCGCCGTGCGGGGCGACAAGGTGGAGGTCGTTGTGGGTGCGGCCCGCCAGACGGGTGAGATCACCGCCGCGGGCGACGCCATCGCCTACACCCCGATGGTCGCCGTCAGGAACGAGGCGGAGGCCAGGGCCTGCGCGACCCTCGCCGCCGGGGGAACCGGGTGCACGAAATAGCGCACACATGCCGCGACACGGCGGAGTGAACGGCCCGCGTGACATCGGGAGAGTGAAATTCCAGGATCGGGTGCATGGGTTGCCGGATCCTGGGCACGCGAACCGTACCCCCACGGGAGTCCGGTAAAGCCGGTACCCCCCACCGGCGGCCGCCTTCCGTCCCTCCTCTCCCGGACCGGCGGCCGCCGTTCCGTCCCACGGCAACCGTGTCTGCCCTGCAGGGTGAGCCTGTGGGGTGAGCCACACGGCCCCGGACGTCTCGCATGCCGGATGCGCGATAGCCTGACCGCTGGATCGATCTCTTGACGCCAAGAGATCGATCATCCGCCCGGGGCGGGACGCCCCATCGCCAGCTGTCATACGGAGAACGCCATGACCCGCACTCCCGTGAACGTCACCGTCACCGGCGCGGCCGGCCAGATCGGTTACGCCCTGCTCTTCCGCATCGCCTCCGGCCAGCTGCTCGGCGCGGACGTGCCGGTCAGGCTGCGCCTCCTGGAGATCACCCCCGCGCTCAAGGCCGCCGAGGGCACCGCGATGGAGCTGGACGACTGCGCGTTCCCGCTGCTCCAGGGCATCGACATCACGGACGACCCGAACGTCGCCTTCGACGGCACCAACGTGGCCCTCCTGGTCGGCGCCCGCCCGCGTACCAAGGGCATGGAGCGCGGTGACCTGCTGGAGGCCAACGGCGGCATCTTCAAGCCGCAGGGCAAGGCCATCAACGACCACGCGGCGGACGACATCAAGGTCCTCGTCGTCGGCAACCCGGCCAACACCAACGCGCTCATCGCGCAGGCCGCCGCGCCGGACGTCCCGGCCGAGCGCTTCACCGCGATGACCCGCCTGGACCACAACCGCGCGCTGACCCAGCTGGCGAAGAAGACGGGCTCCACGGTCGCCGACATCAAGCGCCTGACCATCTGGGGCAACCACTCCGCGACCCAGTACCCGGACATCTTCCACGCCACGGTCGCCGGCAAGAACGCCGCCGAGGTCGTGGGCGACGAGAAGTGGCTGGCCGACGAGTTCATCCCGACCGTCGCCAAGCGCGGTGCCGCGATCATCGAGGCCCGTGGCGCGTCCTCCGCCGCGTCCGCCGCCAACGCCGCGATCGACCACGTGTACACCTGGGTCAACGGCACCGCCGAGGGCGACTGGACCTCCATGGGCATCCCGTCGGACGGCTCCTACGGTGTCCCGGAGGGCCTGATCTCCTCCTTCCCGGTCACCACCAAGGACGGCAAGTACGAGATCGTCCAGGGCCTGGACATCAACGAGTTCTCCCGCGCCCGCATCGACGCCTCCGTCAAGGAGCTGGAGGAGGAGCGCGAGGCGGTCCGCGGCCTCGGCCTCATCTAAATACCCGCGAGGGTAAATACCCTGCGAGGGCCCCGCTCAGGTTTCCTTCCGAGCGGGGCCCACGTGCGTCTTCGGCTACCTGCCCCGGGGCAGGGGGGCCGCTGCCGGGCGCTGGTCGGCTGTGGTCGGCCGCGCCCCGCGGCGCAGCCGCACGGCGGCACGGCCCCGCGCTCCTTCAGGGCCCTTTCCGTATCCGGCGACCACCAGTGCCGTCGCGGCCAGCACCACGACCGCCACCGTGCGCAGGGCCGGGCCCATGCCGTGCAGGAGATCGGAGTGGGCGGACAGGACGGTGCCGGTGACCGCGACGCCGAGGGCCGCGCCGGTCTCGCGGGCGGTGGTGCCGAGGCCGGAGCCGAGCCCCGCCCGGTGGGCGGGGAGCGAGGTGACCACGCCGTACGTCAGCGCGGGCATGGACAGTCCGGCGCCGGCCGAGATGACCAGCAGCCAGCAGACGAACTCCCCGTAGGGCGTCGCCGCGTCGGCCGTGGACGCGCCGAGCAGGCCCACGCCGATGAGTGCGAGACCGGCGCCGATGACCGCGCGGGGCCGGGCCGCCCAGCGGGTGGCCAGCTTCTGGGCACCGGCCATGCCGACCACCAGCGGCATGATCGCCACCCCAGTGACGGCGGCGCCGTAGCCCTTCACGCCCTGCAGGTACTGCGAGTTGACGAGGAACAGGGCGAACATTCCGAAGAAGCAGGTGGCCGTGCCGAGACAGGCGGCGCGCAGGCGGGGGGAGGCGAAGACCCGCGGGTCGAACAGCGGGGCGGACGCGCGCAGGGCGTGCAGGGTGAAGCCGGTGATCAGCAGCGCGCCCGCCGTGAAGGCGCCGAGGATGCGCGCGGAGGTCCAGCCGTAGCCCGGTCCCTCGATGATGCCGAACAGGACGGCGACCAGGCCCGCGGTGAGCAGCAGGGTGCCGAGCGGGTCGGGGTTGCTGTGGGCTGAGCGCTCGGTGCGCGGGGTGGTGACGCCGACGGCCACGGCCAGCACGCCCGCGAGCGGGACCATCACCGCGAACAGGGCACGCCAGCTGAGGAACTGCCCGGCCAGCCCGCCGCCCAGGTTGCCCGCCGCGCCGCCCACACCGATCGCCAGGGTCCAGGAGCCCAGCGAGCGGGCCCGGTGCTCGGGCGCGGACAGCTGCATCAGGATCGACAGGGTGGACGGCGTGATCAGCGCGGCTCCGGCGCCGGACAGGCCCCGGCCCGCTATCAGCAGAGCCGGGCCGGTGGCGAGCGCGCTGGTGGCGGCGCCCGCCGCGAACAGGCCGAGCCCGGCGAGCAGGGCGCCCTTGCGGCCGTACCGGTCGCCGAGGGCGCCGGCCGGGATCAGCAGCCCCGCGAAGACGATGACGTAGGCGTCGATCGTCCACAGGACCTCGGTGTGCGAGGGGTGCAGCGCAGACGAACTCAGCTGTGGAACAAGGAGGTTGACTGCGGCCACCATGCTCTGTGCGACGAGCACGCAGGCGCACAGCGCGAGCAGGGTGGGACGTTTCAGGGCGTGCGCGGGCACGGCTCCTCCCGGGAGCTTGGGTGGCTGGTGTGGGATGCGCTCTCACCGTAGGCTCGCCAGTGACCTGCTTTTCCAGTGCAACCTTTGCAAGGAATACCTGCACATGACGCAATCCACGGGGCTGGACCTGAATCTGCTGGTGGCGCTGGACGTGCTGCTGGAGGAGCAGAGCGTGCAGGGCGCCGCGCACCGGCTGCATCTGTCCGAGCCCGCCATGAGCCGCACCCTCGGCCGGATCCGCAAGGTGCTCGGTGACCCCGTCCTGGTGCGTGCCGGACGCCGGATGGTGCCCACCCCGCACGCGCTCGCCGTACGTGCCGAGGTGAGCGCGGTGGTGGAGCGGGCCCGGGCCCTGTTCGCGCCGGGCCGGGACACCGACCTGCGCACGGTGTCCCGGACGTTCACGATCCTCGGACACGACGCCATCGCCGCCAGGCAGGGCGCCGCCCTCTTCGCCCGCGCCGCCCGCGAGGCCCCCGGGATCAGCCTGCGTTTCCTGTCCGAGAGCCATGTCGACGCCCCGTTCCTGCGCCAGGGCACCGCCGATCTGGAGGTCGGGGTGATCGACTCCACCGCACCCGAGGTGCATGTGGAGACGGTCTACGAGGAACGCATGCTCGGCGTCGTGCGCTCAGGGCACCCGCTGCTCGCCGGGGAGCTGACGCCCGAGCGGTTCGCCGGCGCGGCGGGGCATCTGAGCGTCTCGCGGCGCGGCAGACAGCACGGCCCGATCGACACCGCCCTGGCCGAACTCGGCCTCGGGCGCCGGGTGGTGGGGAGCGTGGGCACCTATCCCGCCTCTCTCTTCGTGCTGCGCGAGACCGACCTGATCGGACTGATCACCTCCTACGGCCGCCCGCTGGCCCACGCCCTCGGCCTGGTCACCTTCGAGATCCCCCTCAGGCTTCCGGTGGTGAGCGTGGGTCTGGCCTGGCACCCGCGCCATGACGCCGACCCCGCCCACGCCTGGCTGCGCGACTGCGTACGCGAGCTGATGGCCGAGGGGCCGGCCGGCCAGGACTCGTCCGGCTGATCAGGCCGTCGCGGCCGGCTGCCCTGCCGGACCGGCCTCGTGGGGGCGTCGACGGGCTTCCGCCACCGGCTGCGCCGACACCGGCCATCACCCGTGTGGGGGAGGGCGCCGCACCGGCCGCACGGCGGCCTCACTCGTTCGCGGCGCGTGCCGGGCGCCGGGCCGCCGCCGCTCCTACCGTGGCCCCATGACGACCGTCCCCGCCTCCTCCCCGTCGACCGCCCCGTCGGCCGTCCAGCCCGTCGGCTACTGGACCTGGGCCGCCCATCAGGCCGTCGTACGACATCTGCGCGGCGCCCTGGCCGGAATCGATCTCACCCAGCCGCAGTGGTGGGTCCTGAAGGACATCGCCGCCGAATCCGCCCCCCGTACCCGGTCCGAACTGCAGGACCGCCTGGCCGTGCACCTCGACGCCGGCCCGGAGGAGATCGGCCGCGCCATCGACACGCTCACCGCCCGCGAGTGGCTGACCGCCGACGAGGCCGGCCGGGTGCACGCCACCGACGCAGGCCGGGCG
This region includes:
- a CDS encoding serine/threonine-protein kinase: MTEPYAVPVPKGYRVGVWEVHEPIATGAFGSVYAARRTDRSPRATELPASAALKFLPTGTNTPRQLAHLRELVEREVALYRRLDQPRLIRMYDTLVVDDPDRPTLDGATVLVLEQAQGSLSALLATSPRPDGGPALLAQICEGLAQLHTAGWVHGDLKPANVLLMPDGSARLGDFNMAAELEGTHAYTPAFSTPDYTPPELLWAEIGDRGRRIRPSADVWAFGVLAHLVLTGAFPLPGATPTARRDAATSYARGTDELRLSPELPDDWREIVCACLARTHADRITTQALSRRVEAAAGTARPSRLGRSPRRRRGLSTVVASAVAVAALAYGIGLWTAGGKTDASNGDAALARYGASELRTDQGIPVQYRRLIVDSAHACSRPDVTPVLVAAMLKSESNFDPNLSDPGKQEFGIARWTPAVLRWWMQDNGVPASATPTPPLTPSVSIPAMGRYLCYIDDHLKSGLPGDERVLVAAGYRTSAAKVNDTGGVPPKYRDYCARVAHYLKEYAPPGRK
- a CDS encoding FHA domain-containing protein; the encoded protein is MYSIIVVPPPTPEGDHHQTQVRLAPGESLGFGRAPGNGLRIAHDGVSRRAGEVTAQGTFWILSNLSARHTYVVENPEGAGEHIKVGPGRLDAPVPFEFSRIVLPAAGDLLALEVWAPRHDYLHPDCLRDDGEGDSGRPDGDTTAAAFAVDRTKRYFAVLAALCEPRLRGDPHAPLPTVDQVVDRLRPAWPAASRTSVQWNIDYLAVKLRLKPGPESADPGPRLNGKKESLVSLALRFDVVREDDLVVLSGSGSASRTAR
- a CDS encoding bifunctional methylenetetrahydrofolate dehydrogenase/methenyltetrahydrofolate cyclohydrolase, with the translated sequence MTAQILDGKATAAAIKSDLTARVAALKEKGVTPGLGTILVGDDPGSQKYVAGKHRDCAQVGIASIQRELPATATQEEIEAVVRELNEDPACTGYIVQLPLPKGIDENRILELMDPAKDADGLHPMNLGRLVLNEPAPLPCTPNGIISLLRAHGVEIKGAEVVVVGRGVTIGRPMPLLLTRRSENATVTQCHTGTRDLPAHLKRADIIIAAAGFPHLIRAEDVKPGAAVLDVGVSRNAEGKIVGDVHPDVTEVAGWISPNPGGVGPMTRAQLLVNVVEAAERSAG
- a CDS encoding DUF3017 domain-containing protein, with product MPAEGARAGAATRGTQHAGQTPERPTRRFPRITRDTARPEGGGRAASGASPAPARQWPLLVVLGGVALGLLLTSLDVFRWGTLLIGAALLAGAVMRWILPSVGMLAVRSRFTDIATYGILGLAIVLLTMMAQPKPWIEIPFLKDTLHFTLNGR
- a CDS encoding helix-turn-helix domain-containing protein; the protein is MPRWKELPEDLDPQIKEFTSQVRRLVDRSGLSVAALADRTGYSKTSWERYLGGRLLAPKGAVVALAEVTGTNPVHLTTMWELAERAWSRAEMRHDRTMEAIRISQARAALGDFGAAEATGGPSGTPSVRKGSGAVPVTGIAGPAGVSPTIPPRPTGADADAEDGAGSGAEGAGSGSADGDGRAAALGDDSGGSANSWGLAGYQGPSRASARPADEDRTEAGAGAGAGSGGGADRSGGAGDRPAPPPGTANPYDVPAPRPAAQGGGRQRLMMFLAGLVGVSVVIAAVFFLTPRGGGKHEGAATPPSPTATRHASPPPGVRCTGSTCTGKDAEAMGCTGDLVTTAKTATVGTTNLEVRYSKACGAAWGRITGAVRGDKVEVVVGAARQTGEITAAGDAIAYTPMVAVRNEAEARACATLAAGGTGCTK
- a CDS encoding malate dehydrogenase, which gives rise to MTRTPVNVTVTGAAGQIGYALLFRIASGQLLGADVPVRLRLLEITPALKAAEGTAMELDDCAFPLLQGIDITDDPNVAFDGTNVALLVGARPRTKGMERGDLLEANGGIFKPQGKAINDHAADDIKVLVVGNPANTNALIAQAAAPDVPAERFTAMTRLDHNRALTQLAKKTGSTVADIKRLTIWGNHSATQYPDIFHATVAGKNAAEVVGDEKWLADEFIPTVAKRGAAIIEARGASSAASAANAAIDHVYTWVNGTAEGDWTSMGIPSDGSYGVPEGLISSFPVTTKDGKYEIVQGLDINEFSRARIDASVKELEEEREAVRGLGLI
- a CDS encoding MFS transporter; the encoded protein is MPAHALKRPTLLALCACVLVAQSMVAAVNLLVPQLSSSALHPSHTEVLWTIDAYVIVFAGLLIPAGALGDRYGRKGALLAGLGLFAAGAATSALATGPALLIAGRGLSGAGAALITPSTLSILMQLSAPEHRARSLGSWTLAIGVGGAAGNLGGGLAGQFLSWRALFAVMVPLAGVLAVAVGVTTPRTERSAHSNPDPLGTLLLTAGLVAVLFGIIEGPGYGWTSARILGAFTAGALLITGFTLHALRASAPLFDPRVFASPRLRAACLGTATCFFGMFALFLVNSQYLQGVKGYGAAVTGVAIMPLVVGMAGAQKLATRWAARPRAVIGAGLALIGVGLLGASTADAATPYGEFVCWLLVISAGAGLSMPALTYGVVTSLPAHRAGLGSGLGTTARETGAALGVAVTGTVLSAHSDLLHGMGPALRTVAVVVLAATALVVAGYGKGPEGARGRAAVRLRRGARPTTADQRPAAAPLPRGR
- a CDS encoding LysR family transcriptional regulator, yielding MTQSTGLDLNLLVALDVLLEEQSVQGAAHRLHLSEPAMSRTLGRIRKVLGDPVLVRAGRRMVPTPHALAVRAEVSAVVERARALFAPGRDTDLRTVSRTFTILGHDAIAARQGAALFARAAREAPGISLRFLSESHVDAPFLRQGTADLEVGVIDSTAPEVHVETVYEERMLGVVRSGHPLLAGELTPERFAGAAGHLSVSRRGRQHGPIDTALAELGLGRRVVGSVGTYPASLFVLRETDLIGLITSYGRPLAHALGLVTFEIPLRLPVVSVGLAWHPRHDADPAHAWLRDCVRELMAEGPAGQDSSG
- a CDS encoding MarR family winged helix-turn-helix transcriptional regulator; amino-acid sequence: MTTVPASSPSTAPSAVQPVGYWTWAAHQAVVRHLRGALAGIDLTQPQWWVLKDIAAESAPRTRSELQDRLAVHLDAGPEEIGRAIDTLTAREWLTADEAGRVHATDAGRAATRRAVDVLQRVRAEIHDGIPEEEYATTLDVLRRMIRNLGGRADLYP